The Streptomyces sp. JB150 genomic interval GGCGCCCATGACGCGGCGGCGGACGCGCAGGCGGCGCTGGACGTGGTCCGGGCGGTCGGGCGGCGTTTCGCGTCCCGGCTGGAACGCCTGTCCCCCGCCGAGCTGCACACGCTGCAAGCGGTGTGGCACGCGGCGCAGGCGCGCGGGCTGCAGACGTGGTTCGCGCGCAACGGCAGCGAGGAGCCGGTGGACCCGGCGTGGCCGCTGCGCCCGGACCTGCCGGCGGCGGCCGCGTGACCCATGGCACGCACCCATGAAAAAAGCCGGTCCGCCGCTGCGGACCGGCCTCTCCCGGTGGGCGATACTGGGTTCGAACCAGTGACCTCTTCGGTGTGAACGAAGCGCTCTCCCACTGAGCTAATCGCCCGGGAACGCACTGAACAATACAGGTCCCCGCGGCGTTCCTTCAAACCGTTCGCAGGCGGGCCGCGAGCCCGCGCCGCCCGGCGCGCATCATCAGCCGGTGGTTGGCGCGGAAGAACGGCCGCCCCGGCACCGCCAGCCGCCGCAGCAGCGCCTTGCGCACCCGGACCTCCTGGTCGTAGCGCACGAGGCTGCCGGTGCCGTGCGCGGTGACCGTCCACCGCGACCAGCCGTCGATGTCGCCGGACAGCTCCGCCCGGAGCACCCCGGCCGCGGGGTCGCGGCGCACCTCGCGGACGGTGAAGGTGAGGTCGTACGGCAGGAAGGAGCGGATCCGCATCCTCCCCGTGCGGTCGTCGAGCCGGGTCGCCTCGCGCACCTGCGGCCACCAGCGGGGGTAGTCCTCGGCCCGTTCCAGGACGGCGTACACGGCGTCGGGCGGGGCGGGCAGCCGCCACAGGGTGCAGAAGCGGTGGTGGGTCCAGTCCATGAACGGAGTCTGTCCTGCTCAGGGAGGTGTATCCGCGCTCTGAGTACGGTCTGAGTACGCGCACTCATGTGCGGCCGGCGTGACGGGCGCCACACTCCACAGCCATGACCCACCTTCCGCCCCCTGCCGAGGAGTTGCGGCTCGTCGACGCCGAGCTGAACCGACTGGACGCCCGGCGCGCCCAGTTGCTGGCGCGTCGCGGCTGGCTGCTGTCGCAGCTCCAGCCGGTGCGGCCCGTGCCGGCCGCCGCCCCGCCCCGCCCGGAGGCGTCCGCGCCCCGCGTCCAGAACGTGCTGCTCCTGCTGGGCGGGGTGCTGCTCGCCCTCGCGGCGGCGGCGTTCACGCTGGTCAGCTGGGGTCACCTGGGGATCGCGGGGCGGGCCGCGGTGCTCGGCGCGGTCACGGCGGCGGCGCTGGCGGCCCCCGTGCCCCTGCTGCGGCGGGGGCTGCGCTCGACGGCCGAGTCGGTGGCGGGCGTGGGCCTGGCGCTGACGGTGCTGGACGCGTACGCGCTGCACGCGGCGGCGCTCACCGCGGCGGACCCGACGGGCTACGCGGCGGCCGCCGCGGCGGCCCTGGCGGCGCTCTGGGCGGCGTACGGCGTGCTGCTCGCCCGGCTGACCGGCCGGCCGCTGGTGCTGCCCCGGCCGGCCGCCCTGTGCGCGGCCCAGCTGCCGCTGCCGCTGGCGGCGGTGGCGGCCGGGGCGGACGCCTTCGGAACCGTGGCGGCGCTGCTGCTGACGGCGGCGGCCGACGCGGCGGTGGCATTGCGGACGGCCGGCGGGCCCGTGCGGCTCGTCGCCGCCGTCGGCGCGTACGTGCTGGGCGGCTGGGGTGCGCTGGCGGCGGGTGCGCTGGCGTGGACGGCCCCCGGTCCCGCTGCGGCTGCCCGCGCGGCGGTCCTGCTGCTGACGGCGGCGGCTCTCGCGCTGGCGGGGGCGCGGGCGCCGCGCCCGGAGGCCGCGCTGGGCAACGCCGTCGCGGCGGGCCTGCTGGCGGTGGCCGCGCTCGGCGCGGTGCCGCGGACGGTGCTGCCCGGCGAGTGGACCGCGCCGGTCCATCTGCTGCTCGGTGTGGGCCTGCTCGCCCTGGTGCGGGCGGACCGGCTGCCCGAGGTGGTGCGCCGGGGCCTGGGCTGGGCGTCCGGCGCGGTGCAGGCGCTGGCCGTGTCGGCGGCCCTGCCCGTGGTCGCCGTGTCGCTGCTCGGTCCTCTGGGCTGGGCAGCGCGCGTGTGGTCGGGGGCGCCCGCCGACGCGCGGGCGGCGGTGACGGCCGACCTGCCGTGGCCTCCGGGCGGCGCGACGGCGCCCCTGCTGCCGGCCGTGCTCGCCGCGGTCCTGGTGGGGTGGGTGCGCAACGCCGCGTGGCGGGCCCGTGCGGTGGACGCCGTGTGGGTGCTGGTCTGGGCGGCGGCGGTGAGCCTGCCTGCGGTGCTCCGGCTGCCCTACGCCGTGACGCTGGCGGTCCTGGTCCTGACGACGGCGGTGCTCCTGGCGGTGAGGCGCCTGGTGCCGACCGTGCTCGCGCTGATCACCTCGCTCGTCGTCGCGCTGCTCGCCCTGGCCTGCGAGCCGGCCACCCTGACGGTCTTCGCTCTGCTCACCGCCGGGTGGGCGCTCGCCGCCCGCCGGCCGGTGCCCGCGGCGGCCGCGGCCGTGCACGCCACCGCGCTGGCCGTCGCGACGGGTGCTGCGCTGGACTGGCAGCCGGCGCACATCGCGCCGGCGGTGCTGCTGGTTCCGGTGGCGGCGGCGCTGTGGGCGCCGCGCACGGAGGGCGCGACGCGGCCGGTCACCGAGGTGGCGGGAGCGGCCGCGTCGCTCGTCGCGATCGGTCTGGCGGTGACGGACGCGCCGATGCTGGCGCTGGTGCTGGCCCTGGTGGGCGTGATCGCCGCGGGTGTGGCCGTACGGCCGGACCGCCGCCCCGTCGGACATGCCGCCGCCGCGCTGTTCGTGGCGGCCGCGTGGGTGCGGCTGGCCGCCTGGGAGGTGACCGTCCCGGAGGCGTACGCGCTGCCGGTGGCCGTCCCCGCGCTGCTGGTGGGCGCGGTGCGCCGGCGCCGCGATCCGCGGGCGTCGTCCTGGACGGCGTACGGCCCCGGCCTCGCCGCCGCGCTGCTGCCGAGCCTGCTCGCGGCCTGGGGCGACGCGCACTGGCAGCGCCCCCTGCTGCTGGGCGCGGGGGCGCTGCTGGTGACCCTGGCCGGTGCCCGCCACCATCTCCAGGCGCCGCTGGTGCTGGGCGGCTCGGTGCTCGCCCTGGTGACCCTGCACGAGCTGGCCCCGTATCTCGTGCAGGTGGCGGGGGCCCTTCCCCGCTGGGCGCCGCCCGCGCTCGCCGGTCTGCTGCTGCTCGCGCTCGGGGCGACGTACGAGCAGCGGCTGCGGGACGTGCGGCGGGTGCGGGAGACGCTGGGCAGGATGACCTAGGACCTGCTACCCGGGCATCCGGTCGCCGAGGAGGGCCAGGTTCTCGATGGCGGCGAGGCCGTACAGCGCGGTGTCGTTGGTGGACACCCAGGTGGCCTCGCTGCCCTCGACCAGGGCCATGGGCCCGCTGACCTTCTCGGTCTTCCAGGGCGCGGACTCCTTGTAGCCGTCGGAGTGGTAGAACTTCTCCCAGGCCCGCTGGGCGAGTTTCGCGTCGCCGGTCTTGACGGCCGCGTAGGCGTCGAGGCGGGAGTGGCCCTGGAAGAGGATCAGGCTGCCGAAACTGGAGCCGTAGCGGGCGGCCTGTTCGGCCTTGGTGGCGTTGAAGTAGCGGCAGTAGTCGAAGTAGGCCTCGTTGAACTCGGGCATGTCGACGAGGTCGATGAGTTCGGCGCACAGCTCGTTCAGACCGAAGACGGCGGAGAGGTGCGAGACCCCGACGACCGGCTTGTCGGCGATGGCGAACCGGCCGGTGTCCAGGTCGTACAGGCCGGTTCCCTGGACGAAGCCGTTGGGCTGGGCGGCGATGGTCTCCATCGTCGACAGCACGCGCGCCTTCGCCTTCTCCCACTTCGGTCCCTTGCGCTCCCACTCGGTGAGCCACGCCGAGACCAGGCCGCTCCAGTCGGTGCCGAAGCCGATCGACAGGGCGTGCCGGTCGGGTGTGTAGGGCTCGGTGCGGATCTTGCGGATGGGGTCGAGGACGAGGAAGGTCTCGTCGGAGTCGACGTTGGCGTGCATGAGGTCGCCGACGCGTTCGTCGGCGGTGAGGAAGTAGTAGTAGCGGCGGTAGGTGGTGTTGGCGATGCGCTGCTGCTTGGCGCTGTCGGCGTAGTGCTGGACGCCGTGCCGGGTGCCGAGGCCGGCCCATTTGCCGAGGTGGTAGACGTCGACCTCGCCGGTGTGCCGGGTCATGGCCTCGGCGAAGCGGAAGATGTCGGCGCGGCCGGAGCGCAGGTACGCGTACCAGAGCCACAGGTCGGGCGACAGCTCGGAGTTGTCCCAGGCGTAGCCGCCGACGTCGTAGCGCCACTGGTGCCGGACGGTGTCGTAGGTGTGCATGATGTCGCCGTAGTCCCAGAAGCCGTACCACCGGCGCATCTCCACCTGGTCCTTGTAGTAGGTGAAGAGGAAGTCGAGGTGGTCCTCGATCTTCGCCTTGGCGGGGGTGGAGCGGTCGGGCTCGGCGTACAGGCCCTTGCCGAAGACACCGGCCTTGATGAGCTGCTTGGGCGGGGCGGCCAGCTGGGGCAGCACGCGGACGGCCTCGATCTGCTCGGCGAGCCGGTCGGCGCTCGGGGTGGAGTCGTTGGCCCAGAAGAGGAGTTCGGAGGTCCGGGCGATGCCGTAGGGGGTGCCGAAGCCGGGCTCGTAGTCCTCGTAGGTGATGTTGAGGCCTTCGAGCTGCTCGGGGTAGGTGTCCTGGCCGAGCCCGTCGTGGTAGAAGCGCAGGTCCATGGGCTGCGCCTCGGGCGACCAGAGCCAGAGGGTGACCTGGGCCTCGTCGGTGTGGGCGTCGCGGATGTCGAGCTGGGCGGGGAACTTCTCCCAGAAGTCGCGCAGCCCGAAGGAGAGTCCGCCGCTCACACCGCCGACGTAGCCGAAGCCGCAGGCCCGTCGGCCGCCGCCCGCGGCGATCCAGCCGTGGCCCTTCTTGGTGCGCTTGCGCACGGTGAAGCCGTCGGCGGAGAGCTGGGAGAGGGTGTAGTCGCCCCACTCGGGGATGTACTGGAGGCGGGTGGTGACGCGCTGGTCCCACGTCGAGGGGTCGGGCAGCTTCTTCCCCTCGTACTGGGCGGCCTGCACCGCCTGGCCGGGGTCGCGGCGCAGTCCGGTGATGCCCTTGACGGCCTCGCGGAGCATGCCGGTGCCCTCGCCGCCGATGCGGATGTGGCGGTCGTACGACTGGTCGCGCATCGGGACGGTGAAGCGGACGCCGATGCCGCGGATGAAGTCGCCGCTCGCCTTGCCGGGTTCCTGGGTGCCGTCGTAGGTGATGGTGTGCACCATGCGGAAGGAGTCGGCGCCGGCGTAGAAGTAGAGGCGGAGGGAGAACGGCAGCCAGCTCCGGTCGCCCTTGCGGTGCTTGCCGTCGATGCGGACGACGGCGCGGACCGGGCCGTCCTGTTCCACCTTCACCTCGGAGATGGCGCCGTCGAACCGGTCGTACTTGACGGTGCCCTGGTCGCCGTCCTCGATCTCCGGCTGGCGCAGCAGGACGAGACGGCCGTTCTTCGCGATCTCGGTGGCGCCGCGGGTGACGGACTTGACGAGGGTGGAGCCGGACTTGCCGATCCTCGCGGTGATGACGCCGGTGGAGACGTCGATGGTGCCACCGCCCTGGTCGACGGTGACCTTCTTCTCGGGGGCGGCGGGCTCGCCGGCGGTCAGGGTGAGCTTGCCGGTGCCGGAGCTGACGGCGTGCGCGGTCCACTTCAGGGAGCCGTCCGGCCAGTAGGCGATCGGCCAGGACTGCACGGGGACGGCCGTGCCCTTCTCGTCGGTGAGGGCGAAGGTCTGGTCCTCCCGGTAGGCGCCCTTGGGCCAGGGGACGCCGAGGGTGGAGCCGGGTGCGGCGCCGAGGCCGCCGTCCTCCAGCCAGTCGAGGACGACCGGTTCCGCGTCGGCGGTCTCGGCTCCGGGCGCGGCAGCGGCGTCCTGCGCCCCCAGCGCCCAGCTGAACTGGGCGGCGGCGCCGGCGACGGCGGCCGCCTTGAGGAGGGACCTGCGGGGGATCGGGGACATGGCCTTTCCTTTCCGTACGGGTGCGGGATGCGGGGTGCGGGACAGGGTTGGCAAGGGCATGACAGAGAGGGGGTACGGCGCTCGGGGCGCCGCCCTTGTTGAAGGCGCCGCGGCTCAGCGGCGCCGGTACCGCTCCTCCACGGCGACGGCCGCCGCCGCGACGGCCCCGAGGACGACAACCGCGAGCGGCGGGCTGAACCAGCCGGAGCAGGCCACCACAGCGACCCCGCAGACCAGCAGGAACGAGCCGGCCGGGTCCAGGACCGTGCGGCGGCCGGCCGCGCCGAGCAGCGCGCGCCAGGCCGCGCCCGGCGTCCAGGTCGCCGCCGCCCGCAGCCCGGCGACGGCGGCGGCGATGAGCGCGAGCAGGCCGACCGCTCCGACCAGCGGCCCGCCGGGAAGCCCGGCCCGCGCGGCCTGGACGTCCACCCAGACGGCGGCCGCCACGGCCCAGCCCGCCAGCCCGACGAGCCAGCCGCCGCGCAGCGCCGCCCGGAAGTCCGCGGCGAACTCCCGCCACCCGCCCGCCACATGGGCCGTACGGCGCCGCAGATGCCGGGCTCCGGCGGCGAAGGCGGCGGGGTAGGTGACGAGCCCGAGGCAGGCCACGGCGATCCACACGCCGGTGAGCAGACACTCGGCGAACACACTGAACCGCTCGCCGAAGACCGGCCCCCCGCGCGAGGAGCGGGCTTTCACGCGTGCTTGCGCCATGGTCACCGCCTCAGCCCTTCAGTCCGGATGTCGCCATGCCGTCGATGAGGTAGCGCTGGAAGGCCATGAAGAAGGCGATGACCGGCACCAGGGCCACCAGCGACATCGCGATCATGCTGCCGTAGTTGGAGATGCCCTCCTGGTCGCGGAACATCATCAGGCCGAGCGAGACGGTGTACTTCTCGGGGGTGTTGAGGTAGATCAGCGGCCCCATGAAGTCGTTCCAGGCGTTGATGAAGGTGAAGATGGCGCTGGTGATGATGGCGGGGCGGCTCAGCGGCAGCACGATGGACCAGTAGGTCCGCAGGTGCCCGCAGCCGTCGAGCTTGGCGGCCTCGTCCAGCTCGCGCGGCAGCCCGCGCATGAACTGCACCATCAGGAAGACGAAGAACGCCTCCGTGGCCAGGAACTTGCCCGCGACCAGCGGCACCAGGGTGTCGGTGAGCTCCAGGTTCCGGAAGAGCACGTACTGCGGGATGAGCAGCACGTGGTACGGCAGCAGCAGTGTGCCGATCATCAGCGTGAACAGCAGGTTCCGCCCGGCGAACCGGATCTTGGCGAAGGCGTACGCGGTGAGCGAGCTGGACAGCACGACCCCGATGACGGCGAGGACCGCGTACACCAGCGAGTTCCAGAAGAAGCTGCCGATGG includes:
- a CDS encoding SRPBCC family protein translates to MDWTHHRFCTLWRLPAPPDAVYAVLERAEDYPRWWPQVREATRLDDRTGRMRIRSFLPYDLTFTVREVRRDPAAGVLRAELSGDIDGWSRWTVTAHGTGSLVRYDQEVRVRKALLRRLAVPGRPFFRANHRLMMRAGRRGLAARLRTV
- a CDS encoding Tat pathway signal sequence domain protein encodes the protein MSPIPRRSLLKAAAVAGAAAQFSWALGAQDAAAAPGAETADAEPVVLDWLEDGGLGAAPGSTLGVPWPKGAYREDQTFALTDEKGTAVPVQSWPIAYWPDGSLKWTAHAVSSGTGKLTLTAGEPAAPEKKVTVDQGGGTIDVSTGVITARIGKSGSTLVKSVTRGATEIAKNGRLVLLRQPEIEDGDQGTVKYDRFDGAISEVKVEQDGPVRAVVRIDGKHRKGDRSWLPFSLRLYFYAGADSFRMVHTITYDGTQEPGKASGDFIRGIGVRFTVPMRDQSYDRHIRIGGEGTGMLREAVKGITGLRRDPGQAVQAAQYEGKKLPDPSTWDQRVTTRLQYIPEWGDYTLSQLSADGFTVRKRTKKGHGWIAAGGGRRACGFGYVGGVSGGLSFGLRDFWEKFPAQLDIRDAHTDEAQVTLWLWSPEAQPMDLRFYHDGLGQDTYPEQLEGLNITYEDYEPGFGTPYGIARTSELLFWANDSTPSADRLAEQIEAVRVLPQLAAPPKQLIKAGVFGKGLYAEPDRSTPAKAKIEDHLDFLFTYYKDQVEMRRWYGFWDYGDIMHTYDTVRHQWRYDVGGYAWDNSELSPDLWLWYAYLRSGRADIFRFAEAMTRHTGEVDVYHLGKWAGLGTRHGVQHYADSAKQQRIANTTYRRYYYFLTADERVGDLMHANVDSDETFLVLDPIRKIRTEPYTPDRHALSIGFGTDWSGLVSAWLTEWERKGPKWEKAKARVLSTMETIAAQPNGFVQGTGLYDLDTGRFAIADKPVVGVSHLSAVFGLNELCAELIDLVDMPEFNEAYFDYCRYFNATKAEQAARYGSSFGSLILFQGHSRLDAYAAVKTGDAKLAQRAWEKFYHSDGYKESAPWKTEKVSGPMALVEGSEATWVSTNDTALYGLAAIENLALLGDRMPG
- a CDS encoding carbohydrate ABC transporter permease, with amino-acid sequence MTTATTPVVRAEGERRRAGSIAWHAGALLVLAVVLYPVIWVVGASFKPSKDIIASLDLLPTEPVWANFSGLADGISGISIGSFFWNSLVYAVLAVIGVVLSSSLTAYAFAKIRFAGRNLLFTLMIGTLLLPYHVLLIPQYVLFRNLELTDTLVPLVAGKFLATEAFFVFLMVQFMRGLPRELDEAAKLDGCGHLRTYWSIVLPLSRPAIITSAIFTFINAWNDFMGPLIYLNTPEKYTVSLGLMMFRDQEGISNYGSMIAMSLVALVPVIAFFMAFQRYLIDGMATSGLKG